One genomic segment of Dysosmobacter sp. Marseille-Q4140 includes these proteins:
- a CDS encoding S1 RNA-binding domain-containing protein gives MARTKKEIEEQAPDAEQETTGTESDPVPQTEQETPPGEVANAGVTDLELAAAKSLDPDAPQTDLESGDDPDGQAAPPQTDPEWDPDSQSESGQETFSSQTDMESADSNAGSQTDLEPAEEPGDGQAFDPTADLGSQTEPETEPDDKASTQSEGDAAAEGDAEPPAPPRRRRTSRKKAAEVQEAQDGGEDVPAEEEQSESGQPQKLRMPGRRRQRVVSIDAERTVETDTDRLRNDLLDLVESLKSKKILTGTIQGVERLADNPEMSYAVIYHGDFKVIIPVLEAIEEPEDYRGQPKGDVLHYLLNKRLGAEVDYIVKGIDQEHNVVAASRLEAMALKRREYYFRTDRDGNYQIYEGIRAEARVISVIRAGIFVDLFGAECYIPLRELSYQRWVDAAQHYQPGQRVLVRVLEVDRSDRNRPRVTASVKQAMENPYEKALKKYVVGNRYVGTVSMVDLNGVFVSLDGGIDCLCTYPKRGRPPRGARATVRILGINHENNRIWGVITHMSTTR, from the coding sequence ATGGCAAGAACCAAGAAAGAGATTGAGGAACAGGCTCCCGATGCGGAGCAGGAAACCACCGGGACTGAGTCTGATCCCGTCCCCCAGACTGAGCAGGAAACGCCGCCCGGCGAGGTGGCCAATGCCGGTGTGACGGACCTGGAGCTGGCGGCTGCCAAGAGCCTGGATCCCGACGCGCCCCAGACCGACCTGGAATCGGGCGACGATCCCGATGGCCAGGCAGCTCCGCCCCAGACTGACCCGGAATGGGACCCGGATAGCCAGTCTGAGTCTGGCCAAGAAACCTTTTCATCCCAGACTGACATGGAATCCGCCGACTCGAATGCCGGTTCCCAGACTGACCTGGAACCAGCTGAAGAACCCGGCGATGGCCAGGCATTTGATCCCACGGCCGATCTCGGTTCCCAGACTGAGCCGGAAACAGAACCGGACGACAAAGCCTCGACTCAGTCTGAAGGGGACGCTGCGGCTGAAGGGGACGCCGAGCCGCCTGCCCCGCCCAGGCGCCGGCGCACCTCCCGCAAGAAGGCGGCAGAGGTGCAGGAGGCGCAGGACGGGGGAGAGGATGTGCCCGCGGAGGAGGAGCAATCCGAATCCGGGCAGCCCCAGAAACTCCGCATGCCGGGCAGGCGCCGCCAGCGGGTGGTATCCATCGACGCTGAACGGACGGTGGAGACGGATACAGACCGGCTGCGCAACGACCTGCTGGACCTGGTGGAGTCCCTCAAGAGCAAGAAGATCCTCACCGGTACGATCCAGGGCGTGGAGCGGCTGGCGGATAACCCGGAGATGTCCTATGCCGTCATCTACCACGGCGACTTCAAGGTCATCATCCCGGTGCTGGAGGCCATCGAGGAGCCGGAGGACTACCGTGGCCAGCCCAAGGGCGACGTGCTCCACTACCTGCTCAACAAGCGGCTGGGCGCGGAGGTGGATTACATCGTCAAGGGCATCGACCAGGAACACAACGTGGTGGCGGCCAGCCGGTTGGAGGCCATGGCGCTCAAGCGCAGGGAGTACTACTTCCGTACCGACCGGGACGGCAACTACCAGATCTATGAGGGCATCCGCGCCGAGGCACGGGTCATCTCCGTCATCCGGGCGGGCATCTTTGTGGACCTGTTCGGCGCGGAGTGCTATATCCCCCTCCGTGAGCTGTCCTACCAGCGCTGGGTGGACGCCGCGCAGCACTATCAGCCCGGCCAGCGCGTGCTGGTGCGGGTGCTGGAGGTGGACCGCAGCGACCGCAACCGGCCCAGGGTGACCGCCTCGGTGAAGCAGGCAATGGAGAACCCCTATGAGAAGGCGCTGAAGAAGTATGTGGTGGGCAACCGCTATGTGGGCACCGTCAGCATGGTCGATCTCAACGGCGTGTTCGTGTCCTTGGACGGCGGCATCGACTGCCTGTGTACTTATCCCAAGCGCGGCCGGCCGCCCCGGGGCGCCAGGGCGACGGTGCGGATCCTGGGCATCAACCACGAGAACAACCGGATCTGGGGCGTCATCACCCACATGTCCACCACGCGCTGA
- a CDS encoding HD-GYP domain-containing protein: MNLPAPLPPAEQAHCRRTAALSELLAKLAGLPDSEVRTVTQSALVHDIGKTAIPPAILGKTGPLTEEEHAIMRMHTAIGAHILIHTHGAMRTASAVALQHHERLDGSGYLGLRGNEIHPHSKLVAVADVFDALLSPRPYKRPWSIRRTCDYLSSLAGVKLDAKLVGLLLDHLPQALALRHEEIRIRSRLRIPADYAHKGKGVIGPCCCRRNSTLSIG; this comes from the coding sequence ATGAATCTTCCCGCACCTCTGCCTCCCGCAGAGCAGGCCCACTGCCGCCGCACGGCGGCACTATCCGAACTGCTGGCCAAGCTGGCCGGCTTACCGGACTCCGAGGTGAGAACAGTTACCCAGTCCGCCCTTGTCCACGACATCGGCAAGACGGCCATCCCGCCCGCCATCCTTGGCAAGACCGGACCGCTGACTGAAGAGGAGCATGCGATCATGCGTATGCACACTGCCATCGGCGCCCATATCCTGATCCATACCCACGGCGCCATGCGCACCGCCTCCGCCGTGGCGCTCCAGCACCATGAGCGCCTGGACGGCAGCGGCTACCTGGGCCTGCGCGGGAATGAGATCCATCCCCATTCGAAGCTGGTCGCGGTCGCCGATGTCTTTGACGCCCTGCTTTCGCCCCGCCCCTATAAGCGGCCGTGGAGCATTCGGCGTACCTGCGATTACCTCTCCAGCCTCGCCGGCGTGAAACTGGACGCCAAACTCGTCGGACTTCTGCTGGACCACCTCCCGCAGGCCCTGGCGCTGCGCCATGAGGAAATACGCATAAGGAGCAGATTACGCATTCCTGCAGATTATGCACACAAGGGGAAGGGGGTGATTGGCCCATGCTGCTGCAGGAGGAACAGTACATTATCCATTGGCTGA
- a CDS encoding ABC transporter ATP-binding protein: MKFIIEHLSKRFEQKEVLKDIDFTFEEGRIYGLLGRNGAGKTTLFNCLNRDLKADSGSFYIEENGERREVAAEDIGYVLSTPTVPEFLTGREFLKFFVDINADSIRAPKPLDEYFAEMSIAPEDRDKLLKDYSHGMKNKMQMLVNIIAQPNILLLDEPLTSLDVVVAEEMKNLLRSLKDGRITIFSTHILDLALDLCDEIVLLSHGELEVVEKSNLDDHAFKEKIIAALKEESYA, translated from the coding sequence ATGAAATTTATCATTGAGCACCTGTCCAAGCGCTTTGAGCAGAAAGAGGTGCTGAAAGACATCGACTTTACCTTTGAGGAGGGGAGGATCTACGGCCTTTTAGGCCGAAACGGCGCCGGTAAGACGACGCTCTTCAACTGCCTGAACCGGGACCTCAAGGCCGACAGCGGCAGCTTTTACATCGAGGAAAACGGTGAGCGCCGGGAGGTGGCGGCGGAGGACATCGGGTATGTCCTCTCCACGCCCACGGTGCCGGAGTTCCTCACCGGTCGGGAGTTCCTCAAGTTCTTTGTGGACATCAACGCAGACTCCATCCGGGCCCCCAAGCCCCTGGATGAATACTTTGCGGAAATGAGCATCGCCCCGGAGGACCGGGACAAGCTGCTGAAGGACTACTCCCACGGCATGAAGAACAAGATGCAGATGCTGGTCAACATCATCGCCCAGCCCAACATCCTGCTCCTGGACGAGCCGCTGACCAGCCTGGACGTGGTGGTGGCCGAGGAGATGAAGAACCTGCTCCGGTCCCTGAAGGACGGGCGGATCACCATTTTCTCCACCCACATCCTGGACCTGGCCCTGGATCTGTGCGACGAGATCGTGCTGCTCAGCCACGGGGAGCTGGAGGTGGTGGAGAAGTCCAACCTGGACGACCACGCCTTCAAGGAGAAGATCATCGCGGCGCTGAAAGAGGAGAGCTATGCTTAA
- a CDS encoding response regulator transcription factor produces MAHILVVDDDKDLCALLRTALERDGHQVSTRLSGREVDESACRWADCILLDVMMPGEDGFALCRRIRGLADCPILFLTAKTEEADVLTGLGLGGDDYLTKPFRVAELRARVAAHLRREQRTPHARLRRGALDFDLGERAVYWKDTPLKLTKGEYAICEYLAMHPGQTFSKEQLYEAAFGYDGEADASAVTEHIKNIRAKLRPAGESPIETVWGVGYKWKNG; encoded by the coding sequence ATGGCCCATATCCTGGTGGTGGATGATGACAAGGATCTCTGCGCCCTGCTGAGGACCGCCCTGGAGCGGGACGGGCACCAGGTGTCCACCCGCCTGAGCGGCCGGGAGGTGGACGAATCCGCTTGCCGCTGGGCGGACTGCATATTGCTGGATGTGATGATGCCGGGGGAGGACGGGTTCGCCCTCTGCCGCCGCATCCGGGGGCTGGCGGACTGCCCCATCCTCTTCCTCACCGCCAAGACCGAGGAGGCCGACGTGCTCACCGGCCTGGGGCTGGGCGGGGACGACTACCTCACCAAGCCCTTCCGCGTCGCGGAGCTGCGGGCCCGGGTGGCGGCCCACCTTCGCCGGGAGCAGCGCACGCCCCATGCCCGCCTGCGCCGGGGGGCGCTGGACTTCGACCTGGGGGAGCGGGCGGTGTACTGGAAGGACACGCCCTTGAAACTGACCAAGGGGGAGTACGCCATCTGTGAGTACCTGGCCATGCACCCGGGCCAGACCTTCTCCAAGGAGCAGCTCTATGAGGCGGCCTTCGGCTACGACGGCGAGGCGGACGCCTCGGCCGTGACGGAGCACATCAAGAACATCCGGGCCAAGCTGCGCCCGGCAGGGGAGAGCCCTATTGAAACCGTCTGGGGGGTGGGCTACAAGTGGAAAAATGGATAA
- a CDS encoding type IV secretory system conjugative DNA transfer family protein translates to MPSDSEQGRGQTKGVDAMKSNSVRAAGIVLAVILGVAALLYLGGLISQLTIGYQKWLADGGMTGKATMGAIYFSPLVCWRSAMTGSGLKCTLFTAVLAGGLFVFVRLQNRFGSNDYDPRNFTRSKRGTYGTSGWMSEKEMRSVLEVAGPERAKGIILGKTERGSVICLPEDTRLNKHIAVFGASGTMKSRGVIRPALFQSIRRGESVVVADPKSEMFADTAELFKKHGYKVRVYNLLQPEYSDSWNCMFDLGGDTLMAQILTDVIISNTKGDEKGDHFWDNGESNLLKSLILYVDLDSTRTPEERNLAAVYQMLTQHTEKELTMLFDRLPIGHPAKGPYSLFSQASDTVRAGIVLGLGTRLQVLQSEAVRRITRSSDIDLSEPGWSKCAYYIILDDQNSSLEFLSALFFAFLFIKLVRYADSTPEQRCKVPVNIILDEMNNIGTIKDFGRRLSTIRSRALQVIMCSQSLPQLQNRYPNNLWAELLGNADTQIMLGATDDVTAEYFSARSGDMTVEVNSTMTTRQSLALAQVIPQYRYTEGIGRRRVLTPDEVLRLPNDELLIILRGQKVLRAKKFDFTEHPYAKECERTSIQRYQTDPAPAQPLEPPAQSMPAEPDMDKPPGPAPAAAAKPPVKAKPPQAKPKAPVPKSPSSGGQPSEFPAKSAKRPKTLYESSRPPADF, encoded by the coding sequence ATGCCCTCGGACTCAGAGCAGGGGAGGGGGCAGACGAAGGGAGTTGATGCGATGAAAAGTAATTCTGTGCGCGCAGCGGGAATCGTCCTCGCCGTGATCCTGGGTGTGGCGGCGCTGCTCTATCTGGGCGGCCTCATCAGCCAGCTCACCATTGGCTACCAGAAGTGGCTGGCCGACGGCGGCATGACCGGCAAGGCCACCATGGGCGCCATCTATTTCTCGCCCCTTGTGTGCTGGCGCAGCGCCATGACGGGGAGCGGCCTGAAATGCACCTTATTCACGGCGGTGCTGGCAGGCGGCCTGTTCGTATTTGTACGGCTCCAAAACCGATTTGGGAGCAACGACTACGACCCCCGCAACTTCACCCGCAGCAAGCGGGGCACCTACGGCACATCCGGCTGGATGAGCGAGAAGGAGATGCGCTCCGTGCTGGAGGTGGCCGGTCCGGAGCGTGCAAAGGGGATCATCCTGGGCAAGACGGAGCGCGGCTCCGTCATCTGCCTGCCGGAGGACACCCGGCTCAATAAGCACATCGCCGTCTTCGGCGCCAGCGGCACCATGAAGTCCAGGGGCGTCATCCGGCCGGCCCTGTTCCAGAGCATCCGGCGCGGCGAGTCGGTAGTGGTCGCGGATCCAAAGTCGGAGATGTTCGCCGACACGGCGGAGCTGTTCAAAAAGCACGGCTATAAGGTGCGGGTCTATAACCTTCTGCAGCCGGAGTACAGCGACTCCTGGAACTGCATGTTTGACCTGGGCGGCGACACACTCATGGCCCAGATCCTCACCGACGTGATCATCTCCAACACGAAGGGCGATGAGAAGGGCGACCACTTCTGGGACAACGGCGAGAGCAACCTGCTCAAGAGCCTGATCCTTTATGTGGACCTGGACAGCACCCGCACGCCGGAGGAGCGGAACCTGGCCGCCGTCTATCAGATGCTCACCCAGCACACGGAGAAGGAACTCACCATGCTCTTTGACCGGCTGCCCATCGGCCATCCGGCCAAGGGGCCGTACAGCCTGTTCAGCCAGGCCAGCGACACCGTGCGCGCAGGCATCGTCCTGGGCCTTGGCACCAGACTCCAGGTGCTCCAGAGCGAGGCCGTGCGGCGGATCACCCGCAGCTCCGACATCGACCTGTCTGAACCGGGCTGGAGCAAGTGCGCCTATTACATCATCCTGGACGATCAGAACTCCTCCCTGGAGTTCCTGTCGGCCCTGTTCTTCGCATTCCTGTTCATCAAGCTCGTGCGCTACGCCGACAGCACCCCGGAACAGCGCTGCAAGGTGCCGGTCAACATCATCCTGGACGAGATGAACAACATCGGCACCATCAAGGATTTCGGCAGGCGGCTGTCTACCATCAGGTCGAGAGCGCTCCAGGTCATCATGTGCTCGCAAAGCCTTCCCCAGCTGCAAAACCGCTACCCCAATAACCTGTGGGCGGAGCTGCTGGGCAACGCCGACACCCAGATCATGCTGGGCGCCACGGATGACGTGACTGCGGAGTACTTCAGCGCCCGCAGCGGGGACATGACGGTGGAGGTCAACTCCACCATGACCACACGGCAGAGTCTCGCCCTGGCGCAGGTCATCCCCCAGTACCGCTACACGGAGGGGATCGGCCGGCGGCGGGTGCTGACCCCGGACGAGGTGCTCCGGCTCCCCAACGATGAGCTGCTGATCATCCTGCGCGGCCAGAAGGTGCTCCGGGCCAAGAAGTTCGACTTCACCGAGCATCCCTATGCCAAAGAGTGCGAGCGCACCAGTATCCAGCGCTACCAAACCGACCCGGCGCCGGCTCAGCCGCTGGAGCCACCGGCTCAGTCCATGCCTGCTGAACCCGACATGGACAAACCGCCCGGACCGGCGCCTGCCGCCGCCGCAAAGCCGCCCGTTAAAGCGAAACCGCCACAGGCAAAGCCGAAGGCGCCCGTCCCCAAGTCACCGTCATCTGGCGGTCAGCCCTCGGAATTCCCTGCAAAGTCCGCCAAACGGCCCAAGACGCTCTACGAGAGCTCCCGGCCGCCGGCGGATTTTTAA
- a CDS encoding sigma-70 family RNA polymerase sigma factor, which translates to MDDAQIVQLYWDRNEQAIHATSDKYGNYCTSIAKNILGNQEDAEECVNDTYLNAWNAMPPYRPSILSTFLGKITRNLSFNRYKHNTADKRGSGELPVVLEELSDLVSGKDDVEQAFDQKELTKAIDTFLDRLSPKKRSIFISRYWYTDSISEIAVRHNMNDGAVSMTLNRIRLKLHNYLLERGFEL; encoded by the coding sequence ATGGATGATGCACAGATAGTCCAATTATACTGGGATAGAAACGAGCAGGCCATCCATGCCACATCTGACAAATACGGGAACTACTGTACCTCGATTGCTAAGAATATACTGGGCAATCAGGAAGATGCTGAAGAATGTGTCAACGATACCTACTTAAACGCATGGAACGCCATGCCGCCTTACAGGCCAAGCATTCTGTCCACATTCCTTGGAAAAATTACAAGAAACCTGTCGTTTAACAGGTATAAACACAATACCGCCGATAAACGAGGTAGCGGAGAATTGCCTGTGGTTCTGGAGGAACTTTCTGACCTGGTGTCTGGCAAGGATGATGTTGAGCAGGCATTTGACCAAAAGGAACTCACGAAAGCCATTGATACATTTTTGGATCGTCTATCACCAAAGAAAAGAAGCATTTTTATCAGCCGATATTGGTACACCGACAGCATTTCAGAAATTGCCGTCCGGCACAATATGAATGATGGAGCTGTATCAATGACTCTTAACCGCATCCGCCTAAAACTACACAACTACCTTTTAGAAAGGGGCTTTGAACTATGA
- a CDS encoding Tat pathway signal protein, whose translation METTRALTKTGGITETGLKWIALVTMVMDHIHYFFGFTGMIPEWFSMVGRLGAPLFLFCLVEGFTHTHSRKKYFAKVYILSAAMSALLFFMAFGGILVRPDGFYPGNGMMTTFAVLMVIWQGIDWLGQKKVLPGLAAVILPLAWPILASQLSVAFPALATPLGFAAYSVLPTWGTTGDSGWPVLVMGLVLYLFRKRRGVQVAAFSVYYILYGVVYMAAIASAMAPDFVWWQLFTQYYEIYGILAAPLMLWYNGRRGGGHKLLFYAFYPAHIYILYALSWGLYLLLN comes from the coding sequence ATGGAAACGACACGCGCATTGACTAAGACCGGCGGCATCACCGAGACGGGGCTCAAGTGGATCGCCCTGGTCACCATGGTGATGGACCACATCCACTACTTCTTCGGCTTCACCGGCATGATCCCGGAGTGGTTCAGCATGGTGGGGCGGCTGGGAGCGCCCCTGTTCCTCTTCTGCCTGGTGGAGGGCTTCACCCACACCCACAGCCGGAAGAAGTACTTCGCCAAGGTCTACATCCTCTCCGCCGCCATGTCCGCCCTGCTGTTCTTCATGGCCTTCGGCGGCATCCTGGTGCGGCCCGACGGGTTCTACCCGGGGAACGGCATGATGACCACCTTCGCGGTGCTCATGGTGATCTGGCAGGGCATCGACTGGCTGGGACAGAAAAAGGTCCTGCCCGGGCTGGCGGCGGTGATCCTCCCCCTGGCCTGGCCCATCCTGGCAAGCCAGCTGTCTGTGGCCTTTCCCGCTCTGGCCACGCCGCTGGGCTTTGCCGCCTACTCGGTCCTGCCCACATGGGGCACCACCGGGGACAGCGGCTGGCCGGTGCTGGTGATGGGGCTGGTGCTCTACCTGTTTAGAAAGCGCCGGGGTGTGCAGGTGGCGGCCTTCTCCGTCTACTACATCCTCTATGGCGTAGTCTATATGGCCGCCATAGCCTCCGCTATGGCCCCGGACTTCGTCTGGTGGCAGCTCTTCACCCAGTACTATGAGATCTACGGCATCTTGGCGGCGCCCCTGATGCTGTGGTATAATGGCCGGCGGGGCGGCGGGCATAAGCTGCTGTTCTATGCCTTCTATCCCGCCCACATCTACATTCTCTACGCCCTCTCCTGGGGGCTGTACCTTCTGCTGAACTGA
- a CDS encoding XRE family transcriptional regulator: MGRASTRENKNIYQTTREAMHLTREAAGELLESIPPERIEKIENERSLPHPDEVLTMAEKYKQPGLCNYYCANQCPIGQEYVPEVKIKDLSQIVLEMLASLNSMNRRKDRLIEITADGVISDDELEDFIRIREELERISIAVETLQLWSERMLATGAIDAERYEEYERRRAERD; encoded by the coding sequence ATGGGGAGAGCATCCACGAGAGAGAATAAGAACATCTATCAGACCACCCGGGAGGCCATGCACCTGACCCGGGAGGCCGCCGGCGAGCTGCTGGAGTCCATTCCGCCCGAGCGCATCGAGAAGATCGAGAACGAGCGGTCCCTGCCCCACCCGGACGAGGTGCTGACCATGGCGGAGAAGTACAAGCAGCCGGGCCTTTGCAACTACTACTGCGCCAATCAGTGCCCCATCGGGCAGGAGTATGTGCCGGAGGTGAAGATCAAGGACCTCTCCCAGATCGTCCTGGAAATGCTGGCCTCCCTCAACTCCATGAACCGGCGCAAGGACCGGCTGATCGAGATCACCGCCGACGGCGTCATCAGCGACGACGAGCTGGAGGACTTCATCCGCATCCGGGAGGAGCTGGAGCGCATCTCCATCGCGGTAGAGACGCTGCAGCTGTGGTCGGAGCGGATGCTGGCCACCGGCGCCATTGACGCTGAACGGTATGAGGAATATGAGCGCCGGCGTGCGGAGCGGGATTGA
- a CDS encoding ATP-binding protein, translating into MLYRKIASLIEAHLQSGSNKILLIDGARQVGKTYIVRYVGQKLFENYIEINLVEDALGAGLFANVRTVEDFYLQVSMLAGDRMKEKENTLIFLDEIQAYPHLLTMLKFLAQDGRFTYIASGSLLGVTLAQTPSIPMGSIRKVQMFPLDFEEFLYANGLNEFAITAMRRRFEALEALDEATHNKVMDLFRKYLLVGGLPDAVNTYLAEKNIQTVREIQREIHDYYAADASKYGEERKLMIRRIYDLIPSNMENKKKRVVAKSIEDKKGKTFRDYSDEFEYLISAGIALPVQAISNPVFPLIESAGKNLLKLYLNDVGLLTCLLYGNNIRAVLDDEKSINLGSVYETVVAGELAAHGYKLYYYDNRSKGEVDYLIDDYSSLSAVPLEVKSGKDYTVHSALNTFVQNEDYHIKKAFVLSNERKVSSKGKITYLPIYFVMFFSAASG; encoded by the coding sequence ATGCTTTACCGAAAAATAGCCTCTCTGATCGAGGCACATCTGCAATCGGGCTCGAACAAGATCCTGCTCATTGACGGCGCACGTCAGGTGGGCAAGACCTACATCGTCCGCTATGTGGGGCAGAAGCTGTTTGAGAACTACATCGAGATCAACCTGGTGGAGGACGCGCTGGGCGCCGGGCTGTTTGCCAACGTCCGGACGGTGGAGGACTTCTACCTTCAGGTGAGTATGCTCGCCGGCGACAGGATGAAGGAAAAGGAAAATACGCTGATTTTCCTGGATGAGATCCAGGCCTATCCTCACCTGCTCACCATGCTCAAGTTTCTGGCTCAGGACGGCCGGTTCACCTATATCGCAAGCGGCTCGCTGCTGGGCGTCACGCTGGCGCAGACCCCCTCCATTCCCATGGGCAGCATCCGAAAGGTCCAGATGTTCCCCCTGGATTTTGAGGAGTTCCTGTATGCGAATGGGCTGAATGAATTTGCCATCACCGCTATGCGCCGGAGGTTTGAGGCATTGGAGGCGCTGGACGAGGCGACGCACAACAAGGTAATGGATCTGTTCCGCAAGTATCTGCTGGTCGGCGGGCTGCCCGATGCGGTCAATACCTATCTGGCGGAGAAGAACATACAGACTGTGCGGGAGATCCAGCGGGAGATCCATGACTACTATGCCGCCGACGCCTCAAAATACGGCGAGGAGCGGAAGCTGATGATCCGGCGCATCTACGACCTCATCCCCTCCAATATGGAGAACAAGAAAAAGCGCGTGGTGGCCAAGAGCATCGAGGATAAGAAGGGAAAGACCTTCCGCGATTACAGCGACGAGTTTGAGTATCTGATCAGCGCCGGGATCGCCCTGCCCGTTCAGGCCATCTCCAATCCGGTTTTCCCGCTGATCGAGTCCGCAGGGAAAAACCTGCTCAAGCTCTATCTCAACGATGTGGGACTCCTGACGTGCCTTCTTTACGGGAACAATATCCGCGCCGTCCTGGATGATGAAAAGAGCATCAATCTGGGATCCGTCTATGAGACTGTCGTCGCCGGCGAACTGGCCGCCCATGGCTATAAGCTGTACTACTATGACAACCGCAGCAAGGGCGAGGTCGATTACCTGATCGACGATTATAGCAGCCTTTCCGCCGTCCCCCTTGAGGTCAAGTCCGGCAAGGACTATACCGTACACAGCGCGCTCAACACCTTTGTCCAAAATGAGGACTACCATATCAAGAAGGCATTCGTACTGTCCAATGAGCGCAAGGTATCCAGCAAGGGGAAGATCACCTATCTCCCGATCTACTTTGTCATGTTCTTCTCCGCAGCCTCCGGCTGA
- a CDS encoding sigma-70 family RNA polymerase sigma factor — translation MLSPLTKEQRMKVEENMGLVGKVIQDCVHTLGAGSMFDYDDLFQIGCLGLCKAAQTDKPGHTVAFSTYAYRLIRNEIYTELERATRRGREVATDPAELPCTVLDDDTPEQREACSALLVRLERAEAGAAGVTAKGFQAIRMLMDGYTNREIGEMFGVPANHVTAWVSRARKALGASE, via the coding sequence ATGCTGTCGCCGCTTACGAAGGAGCAGCGGATGAAGGTAGAAGAGAACATGGGACTGGTGGGCAAGGTGATCCAGGACTGCGTCCATACCCTGGGCGCCGGGAGCATGTTCGACTACGACGACCTGTTCCAGATCGGCTGCCTGGGGCTTTGCAAAGCGGCCCAGACGGATAAACCGGGGCACACGGTGGCCTTTTCCACCTACGCCTACCGGCTCATCCGCAATGAAATCTATACCGAACTGGAGCGCGCCACCCGCCGGGGGCGGGAGGTCGCCACCGATCCTGCCGAGCTGCCCTGCACGGTGCTGGACGATGATACCCCGGAGCAGCGGGAAGCCTGCTCGGCGCTCCTGGTGCGCCTGGAGCGGGCGGAGGCCGGGGCCGCCGGCGTGACAGCCAAGGGGTTCCAGGCCATCCGGATGCTGATGGACGGGTACACCAACCGGGAGATCGGGGAGATGTTCGGCGTGCCGGCAAATCATGTAACGGCGTGGGTGTCCAGGGCCCGCAAGGCCCTCGGCGCTTCAGAGTGA